DNA sequence from the Schlegelella aquatica genome:
GCTCTCGATCCCGTCGAATGGCTCACCATGGCCGACATGATGGGCGCGATGGACCACGGCGCGATGGGGCATGGCGGCTCGGCCATGGGCGCGATGGACCACGGCGCGATGGGCCACGACATGCCGGGCATGAAGCACGACATGTCCGGCATGAACCATGGCGCGATGGCCATGGATCACGGCCAGCACGCGATGCATGGCATGACAGGCGGCGCGATGGCCAAGCCCAGCGCCACGGTCCGTCACGCACGCACGGAATACGGCCCAAGCACGGATATGCGGGTGGACATGCCGCGCACCAATCTTGACGATCCGGGCATTGGCCTGCGCAACAACGGCCGGCGCGTGCTGACGCTGGCCGACCTCAAAACGATCGGCGGCCCTCTCGATCCTCGCGGGGCCGAGCGCGAGATCGAGCTGCACCTCACCGGCAACATGGAGCGCTATACCTGGTCGCTCGACGGCCTCGAGTTCGGCAAGAGCACGCCGGTGCATCTGAAGTATGGCGAGCGGGTGCGCATCATCCTGCACAACGACACGATGATGACCCACCCGATGCATTTGCATGGGCTGTGGAGCGAGGTGGAAACACCCGACGGGCAGTTCCTGGTGCGTCGCCACACCATCCCGGTGCAGCCCGCGCAGCGCGTCAGCTTCCTCGTGACCGCCGACGCCCTGGGGCGTTGGGCCTGGCACTGCCACCTGATGTTGCACATGGACATGGGCATGTTCCGTGTGGTGGTCGTGTCATGAAACTCATCCCAAGTAGATTCGCCATGAAACCCTGCTCTCTCTTCACGGCGGCGCTGGTGCTGCTCGGTGCGGCGCCCGTCTGGGCGCAAACACCGACGGAAGGCGGCGCCCATGCCGCGCACTCGGGCGCGGCTGCCGCCCCAACGCGCGCCCCATCGTCCGCGAACGCCACCATGGACCACGGCAGCATGCGCATGCAAGGCGGAGCCGCCCCCGCCGATGCCCGCGATCCGCACGCGTATGCCAATGGCTTGACCTTGGAGTCGGGCCCGTACGCATTTCCTGGGCCACGGCAACTGCGGCTGTCCGATGAACATGCGTTTGGCAGCGTGCTCCTCGATCGCCTGGAGCGCGTCGACACGAAGGACGGCAACGCCACCGCCTATGAGGCGCAAGCCTGGTTCGGCGGCACCTACGACCGCCTGGTCCTCAAGGCCGAAGGGGACGTCGCCGACGGCAAACTGGAGGAGGCACGCACCGAGGTCCTTTGGGGCCACGCGGTGGCTCCGTTCTGGGACACCCAACTCGGGGTGCGGCAGGACAGCGGCGCCGGCCCTGACCGGACTTGGCTCGCTGTGGGCATCCAAGGGCTCGCCCCGTACTGGTTCGACGTCGATGCCACGGCCTACGTCGGCGGCGCGGGACGCACGGCACTGCGCCTGTCGGGCGAGTACGAGCTCCTGCTCACCCAGCGCCTGATTCTGCAGCCCCGCATGGAAGTCAATCTGTATGGCCGGCGCGATGAAGCGCGTGGCCTGGGAAGTGGGCTGGCCGATGCGGCGGCAGGCCTGCGCCTGCGTTACGAGTTCTCGCGCCAGTTCGCGCCCTATGTCGGCGTCGAATGGGCGGGCAAGTTTGGACAGACGGCGGATTTTGCGCGCGCCGAAGGGCAGCGCACCCGGCAAACGCGGTATGTGGCGGGCGTGCGCCTGTGGTTCTAGCAGCGCCCACGCACAACCACGATCTCATTCACGAATCCCATCAGGAGCATCCAATGATGAAGAAAACCTTGAGCGTTTTGGCGCTGAGCGCGTTGCCTGTGTTGGCGCTGGCCGCCGGCAATCATCAGGGCGGCCATGGCATGGCCGGGCACGACATGCAAGGCATGCACGGTTCGATGCACGGTGGCGCATCACACTCCAACGTCGGCAAGCCAGGCGATCCCGCCAAGGTCGACCGCACCATCGAGGTGGTCATGGACGACACGATGCGGTTCACGCCCGCCACCATCACGGTCAAAAAGGGCGAGACGATCCGCTTCTTTGTCAAAAACGCGGGCAAGGTGCCGCATGAAATGGTGGTCGGCTCCTTGCAGGAGCTCAAAGAACACGCTGAGATGATGCGCAAGATGCCGCAGATGCAGCATGCCGAGCCGAACATGGTGACGCTGCAGCCCGGCCAGCGCGGCGGGCTGGTCTGGCTGTTCGATCAGCCCGGCACGGTGGACTTCGCTTGCCTCGTCCCCGGCCATATGGAAGCGGGCATGGCGGGCAAGATCGTCGTCGAGTAAGCAGCATCACCGGGAGTCCTTGTCATGCACCAAACCGGTGATCAACCGTTCCCCCGGCGGCGCAGGCTGCTGCTGGCGGTGCTTGCGCTGAGTCTTCCCTCCCTGGCACCAGCCGCCGCACCGCAGACGCTTGCCGTGCAGGTGTGGAAGGACCCGAACTGTGGGTGTTGCAAGGACTGGATTGCCCACCTGGAGAAAAGCGGATTCCGCGTGAATGCCGTCGACCAGGGCAACGGCGCGGCCCGCGCTCGCCTCGGGATGCCGCAGAAATTCGGTTCCTGCCATACGGCCCTGATCCAGGGCTATGTGATCGAAGGCCACGTACCCGCCACGGACATCCAGCGGCTGCTCAAGGAAAAGCCCCAAGCCCTGGGCTTGGCGGTGCCGGGCATGCCCATTGGTTCACCCGGCATGGACGGGCCGGTGTATGGCGGCCGACGTGATGCCTACCAGGTCTTGCTGGTTGGGAAAGACGGGTCGGCACAAGTGTTCAGTTCCCATCCATGAAGAAACCCCTCACCCGGCGATGAGCGCGACGCATCATGATCACCACCCCGACACGCGTGGCTCGTCCGGCCTGAGCCGGCGTGTCAGGATCGCGTTGCTGATGGTGGCCCTCATCGGCGGCTTCTACCTGCTGCGCGAGCACTGGAGCCATGTCGCAGGCAATTGGGTGTACCTGTTGCTGCTAGCGTGCCCGCTGATGCACCTGCTGCATGGCCACGGCAGGCATGGCGCACTGCCCGACAACCGCCCCGACAAAGAGGCCTGAAGCCATGGACCTGCGATCTGCGCACGACCACCGCCGACACACCCACGACCACCCGAGCGCACAGCAGCGGGCCGAAGGTCTGAAGGACCCTGTCTGCGGCATGGACGTGACCGCGCAGTCCGAGCACCACGTCGAACACGCAGGCCGGCGCTTTTATTTCTGCAGCGCCCGGTGCCGGGCGAAGTTCGTCGCCGAACCGGCGCGCTATGCCCACAGCGGCCACGCGCCTTCGCCTGTCGAAGCGCCGGCGCTGGCCGCAGGAACCATCTACACCTGCCCCATGCACCCCGAGATCCGGCAGGATCACCCCGGTCATTGTCCGAAGTGCGGCATGGCGCTGGAGCCGGTGCTGCCCGATCTCCAAGAAGAAGAGAGTCCCGAGCTGCGCGATTTCCAGCGCCGCTTCTGGTACACCCTGCCGCTGACCGTCATGGTCACTGTGCTTGCCATGTTCGGCCACCAGTTGCATTGGTTCGAGGCGCGCACACAGACCTGGATCGAACTCGTTCTGTCCCTGCCCATCGTCCTGTGGGCGGGTCGGCCGTTCTTCGTGCGCGGCTGGCAGTCCGTGGTCCATCGCAGCCCGAACATGTGGACCCTGATCGGGCTGGGCACCGGGGCGGCGTTCGTCTACAGCGTGGCGGCGACCGTGGCCCCACAACTGTTCCCGGACTCGTTCGTGTCCATGGGACGGGTCGCGGTGTACTTCGAGGCGGCGGCGGTGATCATTTCCCTGACCCTGCTGGGGCAGGTACTGGAACTCAAGGCGCGTTCGCAGACCTCGGCCGCCATCAAGTCCTTGCTCGGACTGACCCCCAAGACCGCCCGGCGCCTTCGCGACGATGGCACGGAAGAGGACGTGCCCCTGACGCACATCCATGTCGGCGATCGGCTGCGCATTCGACCCGGCGAAAAGGTTCCGGTCGATGGCACCGTCCTCGAGGGCCGCAGCGCCGTGGACGAATCGATGCTGACGGGCGAGCCCCTGCCCGTGACCAAGCAGGCAGGCGACAAGGTCATCGGCGCGACACTCAATACCAGTGGCGCGCTCGTCATGGTCGCCGAACGTGTCGGCGCGGCGACCATGCTGTCCCAGATCGTGCAAATGGTGGCGCAGGCGCAGCGGTCCAAGGCGCCGATGCAGCGCATGGCCGATGTCGTGGCGGGCTATTTCGTGGTCGCGACGGTGTCCATCGCCGTGCTGACCTTTTTTGCCTGGGGCCTGTTCGGGCCGGAACCGCGCTGGGTTTTTGGCCTCATCAACGCCGTGGCTGTGCTGATCATCGCCTGCCCCTGCGCGCTGGGCTTGGCCACGCCCATGTCGATCATGGTGGCGACCGGGCGAGGGGCTACGCAGGGGGTGCTGTTTCGCGATGCCGCCGCGATCGAGAAAATGCGCCAGGTCGATACCCTGATCGTCGACAAGACCGGCACATTGACCGAGGGCCGGCCGCGCTATCAGACGACGATCGCAGCCGAAGGCTTCACCGCCGACGAGGCCTTGCGACTGGCTGCCAGCCTCGACCAGGGCAGCGAGCACCCGTTGGCCGAAGCCATCGTCACGGCCGCGCGCGAGCAGGGCCTGGTGCTCTCACGCGCCGAGGAGTTCGACTCGCACTCAGGCATCGGCGTGCGCGGGCGCGTCGATGGACATGCCGTGGCACTGGGCAACACCGCGCTGATGGAACAGCTCGGTGTGGACGTGCGGCCATTGGCCGAGCGGGCGGAGGCGCTGCGCACCGAGGGGGCCAGCGTCATGTATCTGGCCGTCGATCACGCGCTCGCCGCAGTCCTGGCCGTCGCCGACCCGGTGAAGAAGACCACACCGCAAGCGCTGGCGTCGCTGCGCGCGGAGGGCTTGCGCGTCGTCATGGCCACGGGCGACGGTCTGACCACGGCCAAGGCCGTGGCGGCGCGCTTGGGCATCGATGAGGTGCATGGCGAGGTCAAGCCCGCCGACAAACTGCAACTGGTGGAGCGGCTGCAGCGCGAGGGGCGTATCGTTGCGATGGCTGGTGACGGCATCAATGATGCCCCGGCCTTGGCAAAGGCCGACGTCGGTATCGCCATGGGCACCGGCACCGACGTGGCGATGAACAGCGCACAGATCACGCTCGTCAAGGGTGACCTGCGCGGTATTGCGGTGGCGCGCGCCTTGTCAGTGGCCACGGTCCGCAACATGAAGCAGAACCTGATGTTCGCCTTTCTCTACAACGCACTGGGCATTCCCATTGCGGCCGGCGTGCTGTATCCGCTCACCGGTTGGCTGCTTTCACCGTTGATCGCCGCCCTGGCGATGAGTCTCAGCTCCGCATCGGTGATCGGCAATGCGCTGCGTTTGCGCGGCGTCCGTCTTGTCTGAACACGAGGATCGTCGCGCGTGCCGTGGTGGGTGCTGGTTGCACTCCCAGATCGCTGGGTCTGTCGTATCGGTTGCCACCCGACGTTGGACACCTGATCCCTATCGAGGCCTGGAATGCTCTCGACCACGGCACTGAGGGCCCGGGATTGCTCAATCGTTGAGAGAGTGGGTTGGATTCCGGTCGCGTCTGCACCACCATCCTTCCACGCCCAACCCTCGCCGGTTGGGCGTTTTCGTTTCCGGGTTCCCCGACACCGCGCGGGGTTCCGGGCCATTCTGCCTGCGCTGCGCCCCACTGCCGGGGGCGCCTGAATGGGGCAGGTTCGACTCCGATCTGCCCTCTCTTCTCTCGAAACCTGCGCCAACTTCTGATCAGCGAGGCGCAGCGCGGGCCGAGCGGGTGTCGCCTTCGGCCGTCCCAGAAGCCTCGATCACGTTGGGATGTCCAGCCGGATGGAGCCGCGCCTCGAAGGCGTTGTGGATGGCGAGGCCGATCGCTGCTCCCACCAGCTCGGCCAGCATGAAGCCGGGAGCGCTGGCAGGCGCGATGCCAGCAAAGCTGTCGCTGAACATGCGACCGACGACAGCGGCCGGATTGGCGAAGGACGTGGATGCAGTGAACCAGTAGGCCGCGCCGATATAGCTGGCGACCATTGCCGCCGCGCGGCCCGCTGGCGCGCGCAGGATCACCAGCAGCAGCCCTGCAGTCGCCACGGCCTCCGCGATCCACTGGCCGGTACCCGTCCGCATCTTGGTAGAGAACTGCAGGACGGCCAAGTCGAACATGGCGTGCGCCAGCCACGCACCGAGGATCGCGCCGAACAACTGCGCGGCGATGTACGGGAGCAGCGCAGTCCTCGGCAGCTCGCCGCGCCACGCCATCACGGCACTCACCGCCGGATTGAAGTGCGCCCCGCTGATCGGGCCGAACACTTCAATCAGGATGTATAGCCCGCCGACCGTGGCGAGCGTATTGGCCAGCAGCGTGACAGCGACGTTGCCGCCGGCCAAGCGCTCGGCCATGATGCCCGAGCCGATCACGACGGCCAGCAGCAGCGCGGTACCGAGCGCTTCGCCAGCCAACTTGCGGGGCAGGTCCATCGTCAGCTCTTCGCGATCTTGGCCAGCGCCTGCTGGAGGTCTGCCTTGCTCATCGTCTCCAGCGGGAGTTGCAGCAGCTGCAGCATGCGGTAGCCGATGGCCTGGCGGGTCAGTTCGAACGCGCGGCGCTTGCCGTCGTCGCCGCCCTCGGCGTTCGACGGATCGGGGTAGCCCCAGTGCACCTTGACCGGCTGCTCCCCTGTGCCGCCGAAGAACACCGGGCACTGTTCGGCCGCAGCACTGTCGCACACCGTGATGACGATCGACAGCGGCGGCGCATCGTCGCCACTGAACTCGTCCCAGCTCTTGCTCCGGTAGCCGGTGGTGTCCACGCCGGCGTTGTGTAGCGCCTCCAGCGCGAACGGGTTGACGCGGCCGCTGGGCGCACTGCCGGCGCTGTAGGCCCGCACGTCCTTGCCAAGCTTCTTTGCCCAGTGGTTGAGCATGCCTTCACCGAGAACGCTACGTGCGGAGTTGTGGGTACAGAGGATGAGAACGTTGATCGTCATGGGTGTGCTGGTGTCATATCGTCATTGCTGGCCGATGTCGCGCACGGCGTTCTGCAGCGACATCCGGTCGAGGGAATCATGAGGCAGTGCCAGCAGGAGCTCGATGCGGCGCTTGAGCAAGTAGCTCGCGTCGAGAAAAGCCTTGCGCTTGGCCTCGTCGCTGCCTTCAACGGCGGCGGGATCAGGCATGCCCCAGTGCGCTGTCACCGGTTGGCCCGGCCAGACGGGGCACACCTCGCCGGCGGCTTTGTCGCAGACGGTGAAGACAAAATCCAGCGGTGGCGAGTCGGGCGTCGCGAACTCTTCCCAGCCCTTGCTGCGGTAGCCGGTGGTCGGCAGCCCGAGCTGTGCCAGGGCCTGCAGGGTAAAGGGATTTACCTCGCCTTTTGGAGTGCTACCGGCCGAGTAGGCGCGAAAGCGGCCGCGACCCATATGGTTCATCAGGGCCTCGGCCAGGATCGACCGGGCCGAGTTGCCGGTGCAGACCAACAAGACGGTGTAGACGCGATCAATCACGGCCAGCCTCAGCAGCAAGAGGACGAGGGCTTGACAGCGATGCCGACCGGCTTGCCACGGGGCGTCGGTGCGCAGCAGACACCGCCAGCCTCGCTCTGCGCCGCCTTCTCGCTGAACACCGGGATGGTGGCCAGCGTACGGAAGTGCTCCCAGGCAACGCCTTGCGGATCGGTGACCCAGTGCTTCTCGCTCTGGGCATAGCAGCAGGTGGTCTGGCCTTCATCGAACAGTGCCATGTCGGCAGCCTGGGCGCGTGCCTTCAACTCGGCGAGTTCCTCGGCATTGTCGGTTTGGAAGCCGAGATGGTCGACGCCCGGTTTGCCGCCGCGCGTCGAGATCGCGAAGTTGATCCTCGGGTCGTCGAGCATCCACTTGGCGTAGTCGCTCTCCAGGCGGGTGGGCTCGGCGCCGAACAGCTTGGAGTAGAAGGCCACGCTCTGAGCGAGGTCCTCGACGTGGACATGAACGTGGAAGCGCTTCATCGTGGTTCCTTTTCAACAGTTGCAGGAGGTGGCGGCTTCGGGGAGACAGACCTCGCCCTGGCAGCAGTTCTCGGTGAGGTAGCCCAGCAGCGCACTCATGTGCTCGAACGACGCCCGATAGACCAAGTGGCGCCCCTGACGCTCCTGCGTCACCAGGCCGGCGTTCATCAGCTCCTTGAGGTGGAAAGACAGCGTTGCCGGCGGGATACCGGTGGCTTCGGCAATGACCCCAGGCGTCATGCCTTGCGACCCGGCGACCACCAGCGTCCGGAAGATCTGCAGGCGGTTACTCTGGGCGAGCGCGGCAAGGGATCGGACGACATCTTTCTCTTTCATGTTTCTATGATAGTCGAAATATGGAAGCGATGCACTCCACCCGCCTGGCGAAAGTGGCGGCCAGCCAATGAGGTGTGATGTACGGGATGCGGCCGCCGTAGAACGTGAACCCGCCGCAGCAGCAGCGCGGGCCGTACCGCCGCTCCCCGCAAGGGCCGGGGTTGATGCTCCTCAACCTGCGGCCGCTGCCTGTCGCGAGACTGAAAAAGTTTCATCAGCCGAGCCGCCGTGCATCCGACCGCCTCGCCGACGCAAGCGCTCCCCGCGGCGCGTCCGGGCGCGGACGCTGCGGGGCTGCTGTCGCTGGTGGAGGCGACGCTACGGGAGCTGCGCCCGGGCGCCGCGGAGCTGCCGCCGGTCACGCTTGCCAGCCGGCTCGACCAGGACCTGAGGCTCGACAGCCGCGCCCGCATGGAACTGCTGCAGCGCGTCGAGCGGGCCTTCGGCGTCGCCCTGCACGAGGACGCGCTGGGGGCGGCGGAAACCGTGGCGGACCTCTTGCGTGCGGTGGAGCGCGGGCACCCGCTGGGGTCGGCCGTGGCCAGGCCCCCGCCTCCCGCACCGTCCCCAGGGACTTGGGCGGGCACACCGCAGACCGCTTCCACCTTGCTGGAGGTGCTGGCGTGGCACGTGCGAGAGCATGCCGATCGCGTGCAGGTGGCGGTGCTGGAGGAGGGAGACGAGCGCCCCATCACCTACGGCGCGCTTGCGGCCGATGCGGCGGCGGTCGCCGCCGGGCTGCAGTCGCTGGGCGTCGCGCCGCGGGAGACCGTGGCGATCATGCTGCCCACCTGCCCCGAGTACTTCGGCACCTACCTGGGCATTCTGATGGCCGGAGCGATTCCGGTACCGATCTACCCGCCGGGGCGGCCCTCGCAGATCGAGGAGCACGTGCTGCGGCACGGCGCGTTGCTGGACAATGCCCGCGCTGTGGCCCTCGTCACCGTGCCGCAGGCGCGGATGGTCGCCCGGCTGCTCCAGGCCCGGGTGGCTGGCTTGCGCGCCGTCGTCACACCGCAGCAGCTGGCCGCGCGGGGCGGGGTGCCGGCGCCTGCGGCCGTGGCGGGCGAGGACGTTGCCTTCATCCAGTACACCTCGGGCAGCACCGGCAGTCCCAAGGGGGTGGTGTTGTCACATGCCAACCTGCTGGCCAACATCCGCGCCATGGCGCAAGCCATCGAGGCGAGCCCACGCGACGTGTTCGTCAGCTGGCTGCCCCTGTACCACGACATGGGCCTCATCGGCGCCTGGCTGGGCAGCCTCTACGTTGGCATGTCGCTGGTGGTCATGTCACCGCTGGCCTTCCTGGCGCGGCCCCTGCACTGGCTGCAGACGCTGCAGCGATGGGGAGGGACGCTGTCGGCGGCGCCCAACTTCGCGTACGAACTGTGTCTGCGGCGAATCGACGATGCTGCCCTGGCCGACCTCGATCTGCGCTCGGTCCGCGCACTGTTCAACGGGGCCGAAGCGGTCAGCGCAGCCACGGTGCGCCGCTTCAGCGAGCGCTTTGCCACCTGCGGCCTGCGTGCCGAGGCCATGGCACCTGTCTACGGGCTGGCGGAGGCTTCGGTCGGCCTGCTGTTCCCGCCGCTCGGGCGGGCGGCGCCCGTGGATGCTTTGCAGCGCGAGCCGTTCAGCCTGGAAGGCCGCGCGTTGCCCGCCGCTGCCGATGACCCGAACGCTCTGCGCTTCGTCGGCTGCGGCAGACCCTTGGCCGGCCATGAGGTCCGCATCGTCGATTCGCAGGGCCGCGAGCTCGGCGAGCGCGTGGAGGGCCGGCTGGAGTTCCGCGGCCCATCGGCGACGCGCGGCTACTTCCGCGATCCGCAGAAAACCGCGCAGCTGTTCCACGACGGCTGGCTGGACACCGGTGACCGCGCCTATGCGGCCGCGGGCGACATCTACATCACCGGCCGGGTGAAGGACATCGTCATTCGCGGCGGGCGCAACCTCTACCCGGAGGAGATCGAGGATGCGGTGGGGCGTGTGGAGGGCATCCGCAGGGGTTGCGTGGCGGTGTTCGGCAGTCCCGATGCCGCCACCGGCACGGAACGCCTGGTTGTGCTGGCGGAGGCCAGGCCCGGCGCCGCGGCTGGGCGAAGCGGTGACGCGGGCCGTGATCGACACCATCGGCGAACCGCCGGATGAAGTGGTGCTCGCCCCGCCGCACACCGTGCTCAAGACCTCCAGCGGCAAGATCCGGCGCTCTGCGTGCAAGGCACTGTACGAGCGCGGGGGCGCCCATCTCGGCCCTGCGCCCGCACACCTGCAACTGCTGCCGCTGGCAGCCGGCGCGGCTTGGCTTCGACTGCAGCACGTCCTCGGCGCCGGGGGGGCAGCCTGCTGTTCGCGGGGTATGCGACCGCGCTGTTCGGACTTCTCGCGCCGCCCACCTGGCTGCTGGCGGTCGCTCAGTCCAATCCCGCACGCGCCTGGGCCATCTGCCGTGCGTCCGCGCGCGCACTCCTCGCGCTCACCGGCATGACGCCGCGGGTCGAGGGCCTGCAGAACATCCCTGCGGGGGCGTGCGTGATCGTGAGCAACCATGGCAGTTACCTCGACGGGGTCGTGCTGGTGGCGGTCTTGCCGAGGCCGTGCGACTTCATCGCCAAGGCCGAACTGCGGCAGCAGCGCATCGCCGGCCCCTTCCTGCGCCGGCTCGGCGCTGGCTTCGTCCAACGCTTCGACCTGCGCCGCGCGGTGCAGGACGCGCAGGCGCTGACGGCGCATGCACGGCGCGGACACGCACTGGTGGTGTTCCCCGAAGGGACCTTCAGGGCTGCCCCCGGCTTGCTGCCGTTCCACCTGGGGGGCCTTCCTTGCCGCCGCGCAGGCGCAGGTGCCGGTCGTGCCCCTGGTCCTGCGCGGCAGCCGAGCCGCGCTGCCGGACGGTAGCTGGCGGCCGCGCCGCGCCCGGTTGGAAGTCCACGTCCTGCCGCCGCTGCCACAGCCAGGGGAAGGCGACCTGTTCGCGCGCGCGGTGCGGCTGCGAGATGCGGCTTACACGGCGATCGCCGGGCGGCTCGAACCGGCGCAAGACGCGCCGTGAGCCTGCGGCCCGGCCCACGGCGGATGAGGAGACAAGCATGCGTGTTGCCCCTCAGCTGACACTGGACACCATCCGGTCCGGGCAAGCTCCCACGCTGCCGGCCCTTTCGAGGAGCGCTGCCGCCGCTGCCCTGAGGCCGAGGCCTACCGTCACCGAGACCCGCCCGACGGCGTTTGGACCCGCTTGCGATGGGACGAGATGGCGCGCAGAGTGGCCCGGTGGCGCGGCGCTCTGGCGGCCGAGAACCTGGGGGCCGGCGAGCGCGTGGCGGTGATGCTGCCCAACGGGGTGGACTGGGTGTGCCTCGACCAGGCTGCGCTGTCGCTGGGACTGGTCGTGGTGTCGCTGTACCCGACCGACAACCCGGAAGACGCCGGCTACATCCTTGCCGACAGCGGTGCGCGCCTGCTCGTAACGGAGGTGCCGCAGTGGCAGCGGCTCCAGCCCCATGCGGCGCCGCTCACGCAGCTGGCGCGCGTGGTCTGCGTCGACTCGGACGCAGCTCCCCCAGGCGGGCTCCTGCACGGGCTGGAGCCCTGGCTAGGCGCAGCGCGCCCCGAGCCGCCTGCTGCGCCGGCCGATCCCCGTGACCTCGCCACGATCATTTACACCTCAGGTACCACCGGTCGCCCCAAGGGAGTGGTGCTGTCGCACCGCAACATCATTGCCAACATCGAGGCTGTTCTTCAGGGGATCGCCGGCTACCGGGAGGACGTGTTCCTGTCCTTCCTGCCGCTGTCGCATGCGCTGGAGCGGACGGTGGGCTACTACCTGCCGATCGCCACCGGTGGCGCGGTGGTGTTCGCCCGCTCCATCCAGACACTGGCGGAGGACCTGCTCGCCGTCCAGCCCAGCATGCTGGTGTCCGTGCCGCGGCTGTACGAGCGCGTCTACGCCCGGCTGCAGCAGCAGCTGGAGTCCGGCGGT
Encoded proteins:
- a CDS encoding lysophospholipid acyltransferase family protein, with protein sequence MASTAARPRRRGGSLLFAGYATALFGLLAPPTWLLAVAQSNPARAWAICRASARALLALTGMTPRVEGLQNIPAGACVIVSNHGSYLDGVVLVAVLPRPCDFIAKAELRQQRIAGPFLRRLGAGFVQRFDLRRAVQDAQALTAHARRGHALVVFPEGTFRAAPGLLPFHLGGLPCRRAGAGAGRAPGPARQPSRAAGR